ATGTTGTCGCGGAGGTAGTCAAATCCAAATTCATTGTTGGTTCCGTAGGTGATGTCGGCATTGTACGCGGCCTTTTTTTCTTCGCGATTTTGATTGTGAATGATCACTCCCACGCTGAGTCCGAGGAGATTGAAAATTCCCCCCATCCATTCCGCGTCGCGGCGGGCGAGGTATTCGTTGACCGTCACAAGGTGAACGCCTTTTTGAGTGAGCGCGTTAAGGTAAAGCGGCAAAACACAAACGAGGGTTTTTCCTTCCCCGGTTTTCATTTCTGCGATTTTTCCGGAGTGGAGAATGAGGCCTCCCAACAACTGAACGTCGTAGGGCACCATGTCCCAAACGGCGTCATGCCCGCGCACATCCCATTTTTTTCCGCACGCACAGCGGCATGCGAATTTGACGAGAGCAAAGGCTTCGGGCACGAGTCCTTCGAGGTCGGTTTCGTTGTCTGCCAGGCGTTTTTTGAATTCTTCGGTTTTCTTGGGGATGTCTTCTTCTTTGAGCGTTTTCTGGTACTCTTCTTCGATTTTATTGATGTGTTCGACCGTGGGGCCGAGGCGATTCAGCTCTTTTTCATTGGGATCGCCGAGGATGGCGTTGATGAGGCGGACGAGCATGAGAAGAAATTAAATTTTTTGAATTCGTAAGCGGAGTTTAGCAGATTTTAAAGAAAAGAATGGGAATTAAGATAATGGAAAGCCTTGACATATTATTATTATTATTATTATTAGAGAATTCAGCCGTTCCCTTTAAAAAATATTTTATGTCTTTAAATGGCGAAGAGAGAGATATTGGAAAACTCGATGAAATTCGTCCAGATCCAAACGGGCAAGAAATAGGTAGAATGGATGTTCTTGTTGGGACTCCGGGATTAGATTCGGAGAGCGGAAACCTCGGTATTCCTAAAAAAATAATTATAACTGCGGCAATGGTTAAAAATTGGAGGGAACGCGGAGACATATATTAATTTTCTCCATAGACCTGATTATGTGTGCCGACATCCAACATCAGCACTACCGTGTATTTTTCATGTTCTTCAAAAATAACTCGGACATCACTCGTCACTGAAAAAGATTTTTTGCCTTGCAGGGAGCCTTTGAGCGGATGGTTTTTGAGGACGGGATCAAAAGGATTGGTCATGAATATTAAAAGAGTCGCATCCACTTTTTGCTTCAGCTTAAGATTAAGTTTGCGGTAACGTTTATCAAATGTTTTGTGAAATAAAATTTTCATTTCATGGAATCAAGATGCGCTCTTAATGCTTTTTTTGTTTTAAACGGACCCCTCACGTTTATGCCTCTTTTGGCCTCATCGGAAGCTATTAAAATTTCTTGTTCCTCTTGAAGCGTTAAGCCATTTTCAGTTATTAAACGAAAAGGGATGGCTTGAGTGATTACAATTTGATGCAAATACATTGTGATGGCGGTGCTCATATCAATTCCCATTTCATCCAGCACTTTTATCGCAGCTTTTTTAGTGTTGTCTTTGATGCGTACGTGAATATTGGACATTTTAAAATTAAATTTATGAAATTTAAAGCTATAAAAAGGATAGCATGAGTGTGTTGCAGTTGTCAACACAATGGGTTAATCCGCCCCCTTTCCACTCAGCACCACAAAAATGGTTCGAACCAGGATTTTGAGGTCGAGAAGCATGGACCAGTGTTCAATGTAGTAGCTATCGAGTTCGACTTCTTTTTCAAAATCGAGATCACTGCGGCCGTTGATTTGCGCCAGGCCGGTGATGCCGGGTTTGATGGTGAGGACAAAACGCTGATGTTTTTCATAGTGCGCCACCTCTTCCGGGAGGTGCGGGCGCGGGCCCACCAGGCTGAGATCGCCGATCAGGACGCTCCACAATTGGGGTAATTCATCGAGGCTCCATCGTCTTAAAAAGCGGCCAAATCGTGTGACGCGAGGATCGTTTTTAATTTTAAGCAGAGGGGAATTTTTTCGAATGTTTTTTTCAGCCAAATCCGTGTAGCGCAGACTGTCGGTTTTGTGCTTCATGGTGCGGAATTTGTAGAAGGGGATGAGTTGGCCCTGATACCCCACGCGTTGCACCGGATCCCCGTTGTCTTTTCGCGTGAAAAGAATCGGGCCGCGGCTGTCGAGTTTGATGCCGAGCGCCACCAGCAGTAAGGGGGGAGAGAGGAGTATGAGAAAAAATCCGGCGGCCATGCTGTCGAAAATGCGTTTAAAAACGCGTCCCCATCCATCGAGAGGCGTGGCTTTGAGAGAAATCATGGGCAATCCATCGATGTTGAACACGTCGATTTGCGTGGAGTGCATTTGTAAAATATCCGGTACAAAATGGTATTGGAGGTGATTTTCACGACAAAACTTGATGATGCCTTCGGCTTCGGTTTCGGAAAGGTCGGAAGCGGTTTGAATGATTTCTTCGATGTGGTATTTTTTAACGATTTCTTCGAGATTTTTAAAGGAGCCGAGCACGCGCAAGGTTGTTTTTGCGGAAGTGGTTCCTTTTAATGTGAGCAATCCGACAATGTGATGAATGGGGTTTTGTTTGAGTTTTTTGG
The Candidatus Gracilibacteria bacterium genome window above contains:
- a CDS encoding type II toxin-antitoxin system YafQ family toxin, with product MKILFHKTFDKRYRKLNLKLKQKVDATLLIFMTNPFDPVLKNHPLKGSLQGKKSFSVTSDVRVIFEEHEKYTVVLMLDVGTHNQVYGEN
- a CDS encoding type II toxin-antitoxin system RelB/DinJ family antitoxin, producing MSNIHVRIKDNTKKAAIKVLDEMGIDMSTAITMYLHQIVITQAIPFRLITENGLTLQEEQEILIASDEAKRGINVRGPFKTKKALRAHLDSMKGKFYFTKHLINVTANLILSGSKKWMRLF
- a CDS encoding sugar transferase; protein product: MKKSEMLFGLAKIPLDAGMAFLAFMAAYRLRHYTDLIPGIHFQPIDTLSFPSLPDFLTLAGWTILALVLVLALNKMYSLRKTNRLGSEIFKLIFLVSAWIMLIIGYYFITRQFFFSRLVLGYIWILTIVALSLGRIGIRILQHTFARFGIGRRRILMIGDNILTQKISKKLKQNPIHHIVGLLTLKGTTSAKTTLRVLGSFKNLEEIVKKYHIEEIIQTASDLSETEAEGIIKFCRENHLQYHFVPDILQMHSTQIDVFNIDGLPMISLKATPLDGWGRVFKRIFDSMAAGFFLILLSPPLLLVALGIKLDSRGPILFTRKDNGDPVQRVGYQGQLIPFYKFRTMKHKTDSLRYTDLAEKNIRKNSPLLKIKNDPRVTRFGRFLRRWSLDELPQLWSVLIGDLSLVGPRPHLPEEVAHYEKHQRFVLTIKPGITGLAQINGRSDLDFEKEVELDSYYIEHWSMLLDLKILVRTIFVVLSGKGAD